A window from Temnothorax longispinosus isolate EJ_2023e chromosome 1, Tlon_JGU_v1, whole genome shotgun sequence encodes these proteins:
- the LOC139825146 gene encoding uncharacterized protein, producing MFKLAVFAAILAVAFAYPGGLTGVAISHGVGPIVSPQVVAAAPALSVGHAVIAQPIAPAVHTPAIVTRTVLAGHGGLALHG from the exons ATGTTCAAGCTG GCTGTCTTCGCTGCCATCCTGGCGGTCGCCTTCGCCTATCCCGGTGGTCTCACCGGTGTTGCGATTAGCCACGGCGTCGGCCCGATCGTCTCCCCGCAGGTCGTTGCCGCCGCCCCGGCGCTGTCCGTTGGCCATGCCGTGATCGCCCAGCCCATCGCTCCCGCCGTCCATACCCCCGCTATCGTCACCAGGACCGTCTTGGCCGGACACGGTGGTCTCGCCCTGCATGGTTAG